One region of Olleya sp. Hel_I_94 genomic DNA includes:
- the gldB gene encoding gliding motility lipoprotein GldB: MRVFILIISLFFTLFSCQDDNKEAAKIAKIDINLAVERFDIAFAEAKPEDLPQLKMAYPFMFPKQFDDQFWIQKMNDTLQNQLSEETIKIFPDLKTETQEIKQLFKHLKYYFPNFKTPRVITSTSDVDYRNKVIVTDTIAILELDTFLGSDHFFYQGLQTYISANMTADQIVVDLANAYAEKMVLNSKRTNLLEEMIYSGKLLYIKDKIIPFKTDAQKIGYTQLQLDWVYANQEQIWQYFIDKELLYSTDSKLPNRFINPAPFSKFYLAEIDNESPGKVGQFVGWQIVKAYMDNNSVTLTELLNTPAQIVFNKSKYKPRK, encoded by the coding sequence ATGAGAGTATTCATTTTAATAATATCATTGTTTTTTACATTGTTTTCTTGTCAAGATGATAATAAAGAAGCAGCCAAAATAGCTAAGATTGATATAAATCTTGCTGTAGAGCGTTTTGATATCGCTTTCGCGGAAGCTAAGCCAGAAGATTTACCGCAATTAAAAATGGCTTATCCATTCATGTTTCCTAAGCAGTTTGACGACCAATTTTGGATACAAAAAATGAATGATACTTTGCAAAATCAATTAAGCGAAGAGACTATTAAAATATTTCCAGACTTAAAAACAGAAACGCAGGAAATTAAGCAATTGTTTAAACACTTAAAGTATTATTTTCCAAATTTTAAGACGCCTAGAGTTATCACATCTACCTCTGATGTTGATTACCGCAACAAGGTAATTGTAACAGATACTATTGCTATTTTAGAGTTAGATACCTTTTTAGGATCAGATCATTTTTTTTATCAAGGCTTACAAACTTATATCTCTGCTAACATGACTGCGGATCAGATAGTCGTAGACTTGGCAAATGCTTATGCAGAGAAGATGGTGCTAAACTCTAAACGTACAAACTTGTTAGAAGAGATGATCTATTCAGGGAAGCTTTTGTATATAAAGGATAAGATTATACCATTTAAAACTGATGCTCAAAAAATAGGTTACACACAATTGCAATTAGATTGGGTATATGCTAATCAAGAGCAAATTTGGCAGTACTTTATTGACAAAGAGTTATTATACAGTACAGACTCTAAATTACCTAATCGTTTTATTAATCCAGCACCTTTCTCAAAATTTTATTTAGCAGAAATAGATAATGAGTCACCAGGTAAAGTAGGACAATTTGTTGGCTGGCAAATTGTAAAAGCCTACATGGATAATAACTCTGTTACATTAACAGAGTTGCTTAATACTCCAGCACAAATCGTATTTAATAAATCTAAATATAAACCAAGAAAGTAA
- a CDS encoding response regulator, with protein MVKLMVADNHPIVTKGLELVFANSRDIKFVASVADGEAIFDALKQYTTDILICEIDLPKLNGISVLRRIKKENPEVKVIIYSAQQEEVYAVSAIKAGADGYVNKSTDLLTLKDAIMKVYLGGLYISPNLSRKIALDKNSGKSNYYKKLSTREVEVLKLLSNGRRNKEIAEELQINEKTVSTYRARLMKKLNVTNLIDLVNQAKSLDL; from the coding sequence ATGGTTAAACTAATGGTTGCGGATAATCATCCTATAGTAACTAAAGGATTAGAATTGGTATTTGCTAACTCTAGAGACATAAAATTTGTCGCATCGGTTGCAGATGGCGAAGCTATTTTTGACGCACTAAAACAGTACACAACAGACATCTTAATTTGCGAAATTGACTTACCTAAACTTAACGGTATAAGTGTATTACGTCGCATTAAAAAAGAAAATCCAGAAGTAAAAGTTATTATTTACAGCGCACAGCAAGAAGAAGTTTATGCTGTAAGTGCTATTAAAGCTGGAGCAGATGGCTATGTTAACAAATCCACTGACTTACTAACTTTAAAAGATGCTATAATGAAAGTGTATTTGGGCGGACTTTACATAAGCCCAAATTTATCTAGAAAAATTGCATTGGATAAAAACAGTGGAAAAAGTAATTACTACAAAAAACTATCTACAAGAGAGGTTGAAGTTTTAAAGCTTTTATCTAACGGTAGACGTAACAAAGAAATTGCTGAGGAATTACAGATTAACGAAAAAACGGTTAGTACCTATCGTGCTAGGCTAATGAAAAAGCTTAATGTAACTAACTTAATTGATTTAGTAAACCAAGCAAAAAGTTTAGATTTATAA
- the speB gene encoding agmatinase, protein MQSKTYAGIPEELAKLEQAKIVLIPVPYDGTSTWQKGADKGPEAFLNASENMELYDIETDTEVYQQGVFLADPVSENSSPEAMVEAVHQATKKYIKKNKFVTIFGGEHSVSIGTIRAFNEMFPSLTVLQLDAHADLRKEYEGSKCNHACAVYEASQTTNLIQVGIRSMDAIEKTVMDEEKTYFAHEMAVDDTWMDSAIDQMTDNVFITIDLDAFDPSIMPSTGTPEPGGLLWYETLEFLKQVFEEKNVVGFDIVELCPNTIDKSSDFLAAKLYYKMLSYKFMDQGVEDEYDNTYDSNKQKNNSSKFNEDDEY, encoded by the coding sequence ATGCAAAGTAAAACTTATGCTGGTATTCCAGAAGAATTAGCAAAATTAGAACAAGCAAAAATTGTCTTAATTCCAGTTCCTTATGATGGGACTAGTACATGGCAAAAAGGAGCAGATAAAGGCCCAGAAGCTTTTTTAAATGCTTCAGAGAATATGGAACTTTATGATATCGAAACAGATACCGAAGTTTATCAACAAGGTGTCTTTTTAGCAGATCCTGTTTCAGAAAATAGCTCGCCAGAAGCTATGGTTGAGGCAGTACATCAAGCAACAAAAAAGTATATTAAAAAAAATAAATTTGTAACCATTTTTGGTGGAGAACACTCAGTATCTATAGGTACTATTCGTGCCTTTAACGAGATGTTTCCTAGCTTAACTGTGTTACAATTAGATGCACATGCAGATTTACGTAAAGAGTATGAAGGCTCTAAATGTAATCACGCTTGTGCAGTTTATGAAGCTAGTCAAACCACTAATTTAATTCAAGTTGGAATTAGATCTATGGATGCTATTGAAAAAACAGTTATGGACGAAGAAAAAACATACTTCGCACACGAGATGGCTGTTGACGATACATGGATGGATAGTGCAATTGATCAAATGACGGACAACGTATTTATTACCATAGATTTAGACGCGTTTGACCCATCAATTATGCCAAGTACTGGTACACCAGAACCAGGTGGTTTATTATGGTATGAGACCTTAGAGTTTTTAAAACAAGTATTTGAAGAAAAAAATGTGGTAGGTTTTGATATAGTAGAGTTATGTCCAAACACAATTGACAAATCATCAGACTTTTTAGCAGCAAAATTATACTATAAAATGCTAAGCTATAAGTTTATGGATCAAGGCGTAGAGGACGAGTATGACAATACTTACGACAGTAACAAACAAAAAAATAATAGTTCAAAATTTAACGAAGACGATGAGTACTAA
- a CDS encoding RNA polymerase sigma factor, translating to MKVVTLFNNEVKLIKKAAQNNREAQHVLFELHAPKMLSVCRYYIKDMQHAEEVMLNGFLKVFTNLKTFKHEGSFEGWIRRIMVREAISFLRQKKTIQFVDEDYQHIEIQDEASQQYDVAQLQELIDNLPEGYKMVFIMYAIEGYKHAEISTLLNISVGTSKSQLFKARKMLQDNIKILNIKEYGTK from the coding sequence GTGAAAGTCGTTACCTTATTTAATAACGAAGTTAAGCTAATTAAAAAAGCTGCTCAGAATAATCGTGAAGCCCAACACGTATTGTTTGAGTTGCATGCACCTAAAATGTTAAGTGTATGTCGTTACTATATAAAGGATATGCAACATGCAGAAGAGGTCATGTTAAATGGTTTTTTAAAAGTGTTTACTAATTTAAAAACCTTTAAACATGAAGGCAGTTTTGAAGGTTGGATTAGACGTATAATGGTTAGAGAGGCTATCTCTTTTTTAAGACAAAAAAAGACGATTCAGTTTGTAGATGAAGATTATCAACACATCGAGATTCAAGATGAAGCATCGCAACAATATGATGTGGCACAACTTCAAGAATTAATAGACAATTTGCCAGAGGGTTATAAAATGGTTTTTATAATGTACGCAATTGAAGGTTATAAACATGCTGAGATATCAACACTTTTAAACATAAGCGTTGGGACGTCAAAATCTCAATTATTTAAAGCAAGAAAAATGCTGCAGGACAATATTAAGATATTAAATATTAAAGAATATGGCACCAAATAA
- the apaG gene encoding Co2+/Mg2+ efflux protein ApaG gives MVQQVTKGIKISVDTKFEGTFYKNYKINFAFGYDVTIENQSKDVVQLNARHWTILDALNNIEIVAGEGVIGQKPVLQPGESHTYSSGCLLTSPFGAMKGFYSMINYSTAKNFEVIIPTFKLSAPFALN, from the coding sequence ATGGTACAACAAGTTACAAAAGGGATAAAAATATCCGTAGACACTAAATTTGAAGGCACGTTTTATAAAAACTATAAAATTAACTTTGCTTTTGGATATGACGTAACCATTGAAAACCAAAGTAAGGATGTTGTCCAGCTTAATGCTAGGCATTGGACTATTTTGGATGCCCTAAATAATATTGAGATTGTAGCAGGAGAAGGCGTTATTGGACAAAAACCAGTATTACAACCTGGTGAGAGTCACACCTACTCTTCTGGCTGCTTACTTACCTCTCCATTTGGAGCCATGAAAGGTTTTTACAGTATGATAAATTACTCAACTGCCAAAAACTTTGAAGTTATCATTCCTACTTTTAAACTAAGCGCTCCATTTGCACTTAACTAA
- a CDS encoding arginine decarboxylase, whose translation MNTKYIDLISQTFDFPQPEFKLEEKTLQFHDINLMELVEEYGAPLKFTYLPQISNNIQRAKSWFSDAIKKYDYKGSYNYCYCTKSSHFKHVLNEALKNDIHIETSSAFDIDIVENLKKEGKITNKTFVISNGFKRDQYVTNIARLINGGQENCIPIIDNYEEIELLSEQIEGNFKVGIRIASEEEPKFEFYTSRLGIGYKNIVPFFKNQIKDNPKIELKMLHFFINTGIRDNAYYWNELLKCLKVYTSLKKICPSLDSLNIGGGFPIKNSLAFDFDYEYMIDEIINQIQQTCEDEEVDVPNIFTEFGSFTVGESGGAIYEILYQKQQNDREKWNMINSSFITTLPDTWAINKRFIMLAINRWNDSYERVLLGGLTCDSDDYYNSEQHMNAIYLPKYNKDKPLYIGFFNTGAYQETIGGFGGLQHCLIPSPKHILIDKDEDGNITKTLFSEQQKSEDLLKILGYAK comes from the coding sequence ATGAATACAAAATACATAGACTTAATAAGTCAAACCTTTGATTTTCCTCAACCAGAATTTAAACTAGAGGAAAAAACCCTACAATTTCACGACATCAATTTAATGGAGTTAGTAGAAGAGTATGGTGCACCATTAAAATTTACGTACCTACCACAAATCTCTAATAACATACAACGCGCTAAATCATGGTTTAGTGATGCTATTAAAAAGTATGATTATAAAGGGAGTTATAACTATTGTTATTGTACAAAAAGCTCGCACTTTAAACACGTTTTAAATGAAGCTTTAAAAAATGATATACATATAGAGACCTCTTCGGCTTTTGATATTGATATTGTTGAAAATTTAAAAAAAGAAGGTAAAATAACAAATAAAACATTTGTAATAAGTAACGGTTTTAAACGTGACCAATACGTTACAAATATTGCTAGATTAATTAATGGTGGTCAGGAAAACTGTATTCCGATTATTGATAATTATGAAGAGATAGAATTGTTGTCAGAACAAATCGAAGGTAACTTTAAAGTTGGTATTAGAATAGCATCTGAAGAAGAACCTAAATTTGAGTTTTACACTTCTAGATTAGGTATTGGATATAAAAACATTGTACCTTTTTTCAAAAATCAAATAAAAGATAATCCTAAGATTGAGCTTAAAATGCTTCACTTTTTTATCAATACAGGGATTAGAGATAATGCCTATTATTGGAATGAGTTATTAAAGTGTTTAAAAGTATACACAAGCTTAAAAAAGATTTGTCCAAGTTTAGATAGTTTAAATATTGGAGGAGGTTTTCCAATTAAAAACTCTTTAGCATTTGATTTTGATTACGAGTATATGATTGATGAAATTATTAATCAAATTCAACAAACTTGTGAAGACGAAGAAGTAGACGTACCAAACATATTTACAGAGTTTGGAAGTTTTACAGTAGGAGAAAGTGGAGGCGCAATTTACGAGATATTATACCAAAAGCAACAAAACGATCGTGAAAAGTGGAACATGATTAACTCTTCTTTTATTACAACATTACCAGATACTTGGGCTATAAATAAACGTTTTATAATGTTAGCCATAAACCGCTGGAATGACTCTTATGAGCGTGTTTTATTAGGTGGATTAACATGTGATAGTGACGATTATTACAATAGTGAGCAGCACATGAATGCAATCTATTTACCAAAATACAATAAAGACAAACCATTATATATAGGCTTTTTTAATACAGGAGCCTATCAGGAAACTATAGGTGGTTTTGGAGGATTACAACATTGTTTGATTCCATCACCAAAACATATTTTAATAGACAAAGACGAAGATGGTAACATCACCAAAACATTATTTTCAGAACAACAAAAAAGTGAAGACTTACTTAAAATTTTAGGCTATGCAAAGTAA
- the nadE gene encoding NAD(+) synthase, with translation MQTEKVVKHIVDWLKTYANNAKVNGFVVGISGGIDSAVTSTLCAQTGLKVLCVEMPIHQAASHVSRGQEHIEQLKKRYPNVEGIISDLTPVFEEFKTEVSLEGKKEVVDMALANTRARLRMTTLYYHAGLLGLLVAGTGNKVEDFGVGFYTKYGDGGVDLSPIADLMKSEVYKLGEFLNVPKSIIKAAPSDGLFGDARSDEDQIGASYPELEWAMKMKDEGKTISDFEARELEVFKIFKRYNTNNLHKMVAIPVCNIPKDLI, from the coding sequence ATGCAAACAGAAAAAGTTGTAAAACATATTGTAGATTGGTTAAAAACATATGCTAATAACGCAAAAGTAAATGGTTTTGTTGTAGGTATTTCTGGGGGAATTGACAGTGCTGTAACCTCTACCCTTTGTGCGCAAACTGGTTTAAAGGTGCTTTGCGTAGAAATGCCTATACATCAGGCTGCCAGTCACGTCTCTAGAGGTCAAGAACATATTGAGCAATTAAAAAAACGCTATCCCAATGTGGAAGGGATTATATCTGACCTAACACCTGTTTTTGAAGAGTTTAAAACAGAAGTATCCCTAGAAGGTAAAAAAGAAGTGGTGGATATGGCTCTTGCCAATACACGTGCTAGATTACGTATGACGACATTATATTATCATGCTGGTTTACTAGGTTTATTAGTTGCTGGTACTGGTAATAAAGTAGAAGATTTTGGTGTTGGGTTTTACACAAAGTATGGTGATGGCGGAGTAGATTTAAGTCCTATTGCAGATTTAATGAAAAGTGAAGTGTATAAGTTAGGTGAATTTTTAAATGTACCAAAATCCATAATTAAAGCTGCACCTAGTGATGGTTTGTTTGGAGATGCACGAAGTGACGAAGACCAAATTGGTGCATCTTACCCAGAATTAGAATGGGCTATGAAAATGAAAGATGAAGGGAAAACTATATCTGACTTTGAAGCAAGAGAATTAGAAGTCTTTAAAATATTTAAACGATACAATACCAACAACTTACACAAAATGGTTGCAATTCCTGTCTGTAATATCCCTAAAGATTTAATCTAA
- the pruA gene encoding L-glutamate gamma-semialdehyde dehydrogenase yields the protein MGKGFFNVPIAVNEPVKSYAPGSPERAAVLDAYKTMFNSKIDVPMYINGQDVTTEKTHTMSPPHDHKHVVGTHAIAEKKHIDQAISTALEARTAWADTPWEHRAGIFLKAAELIAGPYRAKINAATMIAQSKTVHQAEIDAACELIDFLRFNVQYMTEIYHDQPESTSDAWNRLEYRPLEGFVYAVTPFNFTAIAGNLPACMALMGNVVVWKPSDSQIYSAKVIMDVFKEAGVPAGVINVVFGDPVMITDTVLASPDFSGLHFTGSTYVFKELWKQIGNNIHNYKTYPKIVGETGGKDFIVAHKTAHPKQVATAIVRGAFEFQGQKCSAASRAYVSKSIWNEVKGYVIEDVNSFKMGSPEDLSNFVTAVIHEGSFDKLAKYIDQAKADSNVEIIVGGNHDKTKGYFIEPTVIVTEDPNYTTMREELFGPVMTIYVYDDDKFTETLTLVDKTSEYALTGAILAQDRYAVVQATKALQNCAGNFYINDKPTGAVVGQQPFGGARASGTNDKAGSALNLLRWVSPRMIKETFVTPVDYRYPFLGE from the coding sequence ATGGGAAAAGGATTTTTCAATGTACCAATTGCGGTGAATGAACCTGTAAAAAGTTACGCTCCTGGCTCTCCAGAAAGAGCAGCAGTTTTAGACGCTTATAAAACAATGTTTAACAGCAAAATTGATGTACCTATGTACATTAATGGACAAGATGTTACAACAGAAAAAACACATACAATGTCTCCTCCACATGACCATAAACATGTTGTTGGAACACACGCTATTGCGGAAAAAAAACATATTGACCAAGCAATATCAACTGCTTTAGAAGCTAGAACAGCTTGGGCAGACACACCTTGGGAACATAGAGCTGGTATCTTTTTAAAAGCAGCCGAATTAATCGCAGGTCCTTACAGAGCAAAGATTAACGCTGCTACAATGATAGCACAATCAAAAACTGTACACCAAGCAGAAATCGATGCTGCTTGTGAGCTAATTGACTTTTTACGTTTTAACGTACAGTACATGACAGAGATTTATCATGATCAACCAGAAAGCACAAGCGATGCCTGGAACCGTCTAGAATACAGACCTCTTGAAGGCTTCGTATATGCTGTAACACCTTTTAACTTTACTGCAATTGCTGGAAACTTACCTGCTTGTATGGCATTAATGGGTAACGTTGTTGTATGGAAGCCAAGTGATTCTCAAATATATTCTGCTAAAGTAATCATGGATGTATTTAAAGAAGCAGGTGTACCTGCAGGTGTAATTAACGTTGTATTTGGTGACCCAGTCATGATTACAGATACCGTTTTAGCTAGTCCAGATTTCTCTGGTTTACACTTTACAGGTTCTACTTATGTATTTAAAGAGTTATGGAAACAAATAGGTAACAATATACACAACTACAAAACGTATCCTAAAATTGTTGGAGAAACAGGAGGAAAAGATTTTATAGTTGCACATAAAACTGCACATCCAAAACAAGTAGCTACTGCAATTGTAAGAGGTGCTTTTGAGTTTCAAGGACAAAAATGTAGTGCAGCCTCTAGAGCTTATGTTTCTAAAAGTATTTGGAACGAGGTTAAAGGTTATGTAATTGAAGATGTTAACTCATTTAAAATGGGATCTCCAGAAGATTTAAGCAATTTTGTTACTGCTGTAATCCATGAAGGATCTTTTGATAAGTTAGCTAAATATATAGATCAAGCTAAAGCAGATAGTAATGTAGAAATTATTGTTGGAGGAAACCACGACAAAACTAAAGGTTACTTTATCGAGCCTACAGTTATTGTTACTGAAGACCCTAACTATACTACAATGCGTGAAGAGTTATTTGGTCCAGTAATGACAATTTATGTCTATGATGATGATAAATTTACTGAAACATTAACATTAGTTGATAAAACAAGCGAGTATGCTTTAACTGGAGCAATTTTAGCACAAGACAGATACGCAGTTGTACAAGCAACTAAAGCGTTACAAAACTGTGCTGGAAACTTCTATATTAATGATAAACCAACAGGTGCTGTCGTTGGACAACAACCATTTGGAGGAGCAAGAGCATCTGGAACAAATGACAAAGCTGGTAGCGCATTAAACTTATTACGTTGGGTATCTCCAAGAATGATTAAAGAGACTTTTGTAACTCCTGTAGATTACAGATATCCTTTTTTAGGAGAATAG
- the dnaG gene encoding DNA primase, which translates to MITKSTIDQVYETARLEEVIGDFVQLKKAGSNFKGLSPFSEERSPSFVVSPVKQIWKDFSSGKGGNVVAFLMEHEHFTYPEAIKYLAKKYNIEIEETEQSNEQKQAQDKRESLYLVSEFASSYFQNTLHNTDQGKAIGLSYFKERGFTTETIKKFELGYSLDQWSAFTDAALKKGYNLEFLEATGLTIVKETKQFDRFKGRVLFPIQSMSGRVLGFGGRILTNDKKAAKYLNSPESDLYHKSKVLYGIYHAKQSIAKEDNCYLVEGYTDVIQFHQTGIKNVVSSSGTALTSDQIRLINRLTKNITVLFDGDAAGMRASLRGIDLILEQGMNVKVCTFPEGEDPDSFAKSNTLEELTAYLDQNAKDFIQFKASVLYESAKNDPIKKAETIRDIVNSIAKIPDRIKTEIYIQECARIMDISEEVLFSTLAQMTNKEQNEAAKQPQNPQAFEVIKSQPAVKKVDVQYTLERKIIEILLLYGNRKEDFEDLVLKEADNGQLELEPVVQEAKVFEKIYLDLQEDEMEFLNPQFKDIYFAIIEALNQNPEFKIESIINTIDPVLASEITSILMEDERYALSDWHRNNIFPKTKIDSVAQLVSETILTLRCFLIDQKVLQFQKETLEDRNTINREILEEVKDYSGLKMLLSRKLNRAL; encoded by the coding sequence TTGATTACAAAATCTACCATAGACCAAGTATATGAAACAGCCAGACTGGAAGAGGTTATTGGTGATTTTGTTCAGCTAAAAAAAGCCGGAAGTAATTTTAAAGGATTAAGTCCTTTTTCAGAAGAACGTTCTCCAAGTTTTGTGGTGTCGCCAGTTAAGCAAATTTGGAAAGATTTTTCAAGTGGAAAAGGAGGAAACGTCGTTGCTTTTTTAATGGAGCATGAACATTTTACCTATCCTGAAGCTATTAAATATTTAGCTAAAAAGTATAATATTGAAATAGAAGAAACAGAGCAGTCTAACGAGCAAAAACAAGCACAAGATAAACGTGAGAGCCTATATTTAGTTAGTGAGTTTGCTAGTAGTTATTTTCAAAATACACTACATAATACAGATCAAGGTAAAGCAATAGGATTAAGTTATTTTAAGGAGCGAGGCTTTACAACAGAAACTATCAAAAAGTTTGAACTTGGTTACAGTTTAGATCAATGGAGTGCTTTTACAGATGCAGCCTTAAAAAAAGGATATAATTTAGAGTTTTTAGAAGCTACAGGTTTAACTATAGTAAAGGAGACTAAGCAGTTTGACCGTTTTAAAGGACGTGTTTTGTTTCCTATACAAAGTATGAGTGGTCGTGTTTTAGGATTTGGTGGTCGTATTTTAACTAATGATAAAAAAGCTGCTAAATATTTAAACAGTCCAGAAAGCGACTTGTATCATAAAAGTAAAGTCTTATATGGTATTTATCATGCTAAACAATCCATTGCAAAGGAGGATAATTGTTATTTAGTAGAAGGTTATACAGATGTAATCCAATTTCATCAAACAGGAATTAAAAATGTAGTTTCTAGTTCTGGTACAGCCTTAACTAGTGACCAAATTAGATTAATTAACCGTTTAACAAAAAACATTACTGTTTTATTTGATGGTGATGCTGCAGGTATGAGAGCCTCTTTAAGAGGTATAGATTTAATCCTAGAGCAAGGTATGAATGTCAAGGTTTGTACGTTTCCAGAAGGAGAGGATCCAGATAGCTTTGCAAAATCAAATACATTAGAGGAGCTAACAGCCTATTTAGATCAAAATGCTAAGGATTTTATCCAGTTTAAAGCTTCGGTTTTATATGAAAGTGCTAAAAACGATCCAATTAAAAAGGCCGAAACCATTAGAGATATTGTAAATAGTATTGCTAAAATTCCGGATAGAATTAAAACAGAAATTTACATCCAAGAGTGCGCAAGGATAATGGATATAAGTGAAGAGGTTTTATTTTCTACTCTAGCGCAAATGACTAATAAAGAGCAAAATGAGGCAGCGAAACAACCTCAAAACCCGCAAGCTTTTGAAGTTATTAAAAGTCAACCAGCAGTTAAAAAGGTTGATGTGCAATATACCTTAGAGCGAAAAATTATTGAGATACTACTACTTTACGGAAACAGAAAAGAAGATTTTGAAGACTTAGTTTTAAAAGAAGCAGACAATGGTCAGTTAGAGTTAGAACCAGTTGTTCAAGAAGCTAAAGTGTTTGAAAAAATATACTTAGACTTACAAGAAGACGAAATGGAATTTTTAAACCCACAGTTTAAAGATATTTATTTTGCAATAATTGAAGCTTTAAATCAAAATCCTGAATTTAAAATAGAAAGCATTATTAACACAATAGATCCTGTTTTAGCCTCAGAAATCACATCTATTTTAATGGAGGATGAGCGTTATGCGTTATCCGATTGGCATCGTAATAATATTTTTCCAAAAACAAAAATAGACTCTGTTGCGCAATTAGTTAGCGAGACTATTTTGACTTTACGTTGCTTTTTAATTGATCAAAAAGTATTACAGTTTCAAAAAGAAACATTAGAAGATAGAAACACTATAAACCGAGAAATCCTTGAAGAAGTCAAGGATTACTCAGGTTTAAAAATGTTGTTGTCAAGAAAGCTAAATAGAGCTTTATAA
- the gldC gene encoding gliding motility protein GldC, with translation MAKITSEITLKVELDENRVPEKLNWTAQDGGIKNAEAKAMMLSVWDNVAQESLRIDLWTKDMPVDEMKVFFHQTLVAMSDTFNRATQDEKMTATMKDFCDYFAEKLELKK, from the coding sequence ATGGCTAAAATAACATCAGAAATAACTTTAAAAGTTGAGTTAGACGAAAACAGAGTGCCTGAAAAATTAAATTGGACAGCACAAGATGGGGGTATTAAAAATGCTGAAGCTAAAGCAATGATGCTATCCGTTTGGGATAATGTAGCGCAGGAATCTTTAAGAATTGACTTATGGACTAAGGATATGCCAGTGGATGAAATGAAAGTGTTTTTTCATCAAACATTGGTAGCCATGAGTGATACTTTTAATAGGGCAACTCAGGACGAAAAAATGACTGCTACAATGAAGGATTTTTGTGATTACTTTGCAGAAAAATTAGAGCTTAAAAAGTAA
- a CDS encoding deoxyhypusine synthase family protein — protein MSTKGPISQFIQHHYLHFNAAALVDAAKGYETQLDNGAKMLVSLAGAMSTAELGKSFAEMIRQDKVHIISCTGANLEEDIMNLVAHSHYKRVPNYRDLTPQEEWDLLEKGLNRVTDTCIPEHEAFRRLQHHIEKIWKDAEAKGERYLPHEYMYKMLLSGVLEEYYEIDLKDSWMYAAAEKNLPIVCPGWEDSTMGNIFASYVLKGELKASTMKSGIEYMTFLADWYTDNSQKGIGFFQIGGGIAGDFPICVVPMLYQDMERTETPFWSYFCQISDSTTSYGSYSGAVPNEKITWGKLDIDTPKFIVESDATIVAPLIFAYILGL, from the coding sequence ATGAGTACTAAAGGACCAATATCACAATTTATTCAACACCATTATTTACACTTTAATGCAGCAGCTTTAGTTGATGCAGCAAAAGGGTATGAAACGCAATTGGATAATGGAGCTAAAATGTTAGTGTCATTAGCAGGAGCTATGAGTACTGCAGAACTTGGTAAAAGTTTTGCAGAAATGATTAGACAAGACAAAGTACATATTATTTCTTGTACAGGAGCAAATCTTGAAGAAGATATAATGAATTTAGTTGCACATTCACATTACAAGCGTGTACCTAACTATCGTGATTTAACACCTCAAGAAGAATGGGACTTGTTAGAAAAAGGACTTAACCGTGTTACGGATACTTGTATTCCAGAACACGAAGCATTTAGACGCTTACAACACCATATAGAAAAAATATGGAAAGATGCAGAAGCAAAAGGTGAGCGATATTTACCGCATGAATATATGTACAAAATGTTATTATCAGGCGTTTTAGAGGAGTATTATGAGATTGATTTAAAAGACTCTTGGATGTATGCTGCAGCAGAAAAAAACTTACCAATAGTATGTCCAGGTTGGGAAGACAGTACAATGGGTAATATTTTTGCTAGTTATGTATTAAAAGGAGAACTTAAAGCAAGCACAATGAAATCTGGTATTGAGTACATGACCTTTCTTGCAGACTGGTACACAGACAACTCTCAAAAAGGAATTGGATTTTTCCAAATAGGTGGAGGTATTGCAGGAGATTTTCCAATATGTGTGGTACCAATGTTATACCAAGATATGGAGCGTACAGAGACACCTTTTTGGAGTTATTTTTGTCAAATTAGCGACTCAACTACAAGTTATGGATCGTATTCTGGAGCAGTTCCAAACGAGAAAATTACTTGGGGTAAATTAGATATTGATACACCAAAATTTATTGTTGAAAGTGACGCAACAATTGTTGCACCACTTATCTTTGCATATATATTAGGACTATAA